Proteins encoded together in one Bacteroides ovatus window:
- a CDS encoding sigma-54-dependent transcriptional regulator: MILIIDDDSAVRSSLSFMLKRAGYEAQTVPGPREAMEVVRSVAPDLILMDMNFTLSTTGEEGLTLLKQVKIFRPETPVILMTAWGSIQLAVQGMQAGAFDFITKPWNNAALLQRIETALQLSGTPQEPTQEQSDSFDRSHIIGRSQGLMDVLNTIARIAKTNASVLITGESGTGKELIAEAIHINSQRAKHPFVKVNLGGISQSLFESEMFGHKKGAFTDASADRIGRFEMANKGTIFLDEIGDLDLSCQVKLLRVLQDQTFEVLGDSRPRKTDIRVVSATNADLRKMVGERTFREDLFYRINLITVKLPALRERREDIPLLARHFADRQAVTNGLPRTEFSADALQFLSRLPYPGNIRELKNLVERTILVSGKPLLDASDFDAQYIRHDDARVTEGAALAGMTLDEIERQTILQALDRYKGNLSQVATALGISRAALYRRLEKYNITM; this comes from the coding sequence ATGATTCTGATAATTGATGACGACAGCGCAGTGCGTTCTTCGCTTAGCTTCATGTTGAAGCGGGCAGGATATGAAGCACAGACCGTTCCCGGTCCACGGGAAGCTATGGAAGTAGTACGTTCCGTAGCTCCGGATTTAATCCTGATGGATATGAACTTCACTCTTTCTACAACGGGTGAGGAGGGTTTGACCCTACTCAAACAAGTAAAAATATTCCGTCCCGAAACACCGGTGATATTGATGACCGCTTGGGGAAGTATCCAACTTGCCGTGCAAGGAATGCAGGCGGGAGCTTTTGATTTCATAACGAAGCCCTGGAATAATGCCGCCTTGTTGCAACGCATTGAAACGGCACTCCAACTTTCGGGCACTCCACAGGAACCAACGCAGGAACAGAGCGATTCTTTCGACCGCAGCCACATCATCGGACGTAGCCAGGGATTGATGGATGTGTTGAACACGATTGCCCGCATAGCAAAGACCAATGCCTCTGTCCTCATTACAGGGGAAAGCGGAACAGGTAAGGAATTGATAGCCGAGGCCATTCATATCAACAGTCAGCGAGCCAAACACCCCTTTGTGAAAGTGAATCTTGGAGGTATTTCTCAAAGCCTGTTCGAAAGTGAAATGTTCGGGCACAAGAAAGGAGCTTTTACCGATGCTTCCGCAGACCGTATCGGACGTTTCGAAATGGCAAACAAAGGGACGATTTTCCTGGATGAAATAGGTGATCTCGACCTTTCGTGCCAGGTGAAGTTACTGCGTGTATTGCAGGATCAGACATTTGAAGTGCTCGGCGACAGCCGTCCTCGAAAAACGGATATCCGGGTAGTATCAGCCACCAATGCCGATTTGCGCAAAATGGTAGGCGAACGTACTTTTCGTGAAGACCTCTTCTATCGTATCAATCTGATAACAGTGAAACTGCCGGCCTTGCGCGAACGTCGCGAAGATATTCCCTTGCTGGCACGTCATTTTGCCGACCGTCAGGCGGTAACCAACGGATTGCCCCGTACGGAGTTCTCTGCCGATGCCCTGCAATTCTTGAGCCGTTTGCCCTATCCGGGGAATATTCGTGAATTGAAGAACTTGGTGGAACGTACCATTCTGGTAAGTGGTAAACCGCTGCTTGATGCTTCCGATTTTGATGCGCAGTATATTCGCCACGATGACGCAAGAGTGACCGAAGGCGCAGCTCTGGCTGGTATGACTTTGGATGAAATAGAACGCCAGACCATTCTCCAGGCGTTGGACCGTTACAAAGGAAATTTGAGTCAGGTAGCTACGGCATTGGGTATCAGCCGTGCAGCACTCTATCGCCGTCTCGAAAAATATAATATAACAATGTGA
- a CDS encoding TolC family protein, giving the protein MKKKSILFALAAVCLPLALSAQKEREITLNEAIAMARIQSVDAAVALNELKTAYWEFRTFRADLLPEVNLTGTLPNYNKSYSSYQNSDGSYGFVRNNTLGLTGDLSIDQNIWLTGGKLSLTSSLDYIKQLGAGGDRHFMSVPVTLQLTQPIFGVNNIKWNRRIEPVRYAEAKAAFITATEEVTMRAITYYFNLLLAKENLGTAKQNQTNADHLYEVALAKRKMGQISENELLQLKLSALNAKAALTEAESDLNAKMFQLRAFLGVGEDEVLNPVLPEAVDGPRMEYNQVLNKALERNSFAQNIRRRQLEADYEVATARGNLRSVDLFASVGYTGENRNFPAVYRNLQDNQIVQVGVKIPILDWGKRRGKVRVAKSNRDVVLSKIRQEQINFNQDIFLLVEHFNNQAQQLDIAKEADAIAQQRYKTSIETFLIGKINTLDLNDAQNSKDEARQKHISELYYYWYYYYQIRSLTLWDFRTNTELEADFDEIIRQ; this is encoded by the coding sequence ATGAAAAAGAAAAGTATATTGTTTGCTCTTGCTGCCGTTTGCCTGCCGTTGGCATTGTCGGCACAGAAGGAAAGGGAAATAACCTTGAATGAAGCTATTGCTATGGCGCGTATTCAATCTGTTGACGCTGCTGTTGCCTTGAATGAATTGAAAACGGCCTATTGGGAATTTCGTACCTTTCGTGCTGATCTTCTGCCGGAAGTCAACTTGACCGGAACCCTGCCCAATTATAACAAATCGTATAGTTCCTATCAAAATTCGGACGGTTCTTACGGTTTCGTCCGTAATAACACATTGGGGCTTACCGGTGATCTTTCTATCGATCAAAACATCTGGCTTACCGGTGGTAAACTTTCGCTGACTTCCTCTCTCGACTATATCAAGCAATTGGGAGCCGGAGGAGACCGGCATTTTATGTCGGTTCCTGTCACATTACAACTTACACAACCCATCTTTGGAGTCAATAATATAAAGTGGAACAGACGCATCGAACCGGTTCGTTATGCCGAAGCGAAAGCAGCTTTTATCACTGCTACCGAAGAAGTGACGATGCGTGCCATCACTTATTACTTTAATCTTTTGTTGGCAAAAGAAAATCTTGGCACGGCGAAACAGAACCAGACAAACGCCGACCACCTTTATGAAGTAGCCCTTGCCAAACGCAAAATGGGGCAGATTTCCGAGAATGAACTCTTGCAGTTGAAACTCTCCGCTTTGAATGCGAAAGCAGCATTGACGGAAGCAGAGAGTGATCTCAATGCCAAGATGTTCCAGCTCCGTGCTTTTTTGGGAGTGGGAGAGGATGAAGTACTAAACCCGGTTCTTCCCGAAGCTGTGGATGGCCCGAGGATGGAGTACAATCAGGTGTTAAATAAAGCATTGGAACGTAATTCTTTTGCACAGAATATCCGTCGCCGCCAGTTGGAAGCCGATTATGAAGTAGCTACTGCACGCGGAAATTTGCGTAGTGTCGATTTGTTTGCAAGCGTAGGATATACGGGTGAGAACCGGAATTTTCCGGCCGTTTACAGGAACTTGCAGGACAATCAGATTGTTCAGGTAGGCGTTAAGATTCCGATTCTCGATTGGGGAAAACGCCGTGGGAAAGTCCGGGTAGCCAAGAGCAACCGGGATGTAGTGCTTTCAAAGATTCGTCAGGAACAGATAAACTTCAATCAGGACATTTTTCTGTTGGTGGAGCATTTCAATAATCAGGCACAACAGTTGGACATAGCCAAAGAAGCCGATGCGATAGCCCAGCAACGATATAAAACAAGTATTGAAACTTTCCTGATAGGCAAAATTAATACCTTAGACCTGAATGATGCGCAGAACTCTAAAGATGAGGCAAGACAGAAACATATTTCCGAACTCTATTATTATTGGTATTACTATTATCAGATTCGCAGTCTGACGCTATGGGATTTTCGTACCAATACCGAACTTGAAGCTGATTTTGATGAAATTATCCGGCAATAG